In the Gossypium arboreum isolate Shixiya-1 chromosome 10, ASM2569848v2, whole genome shotgun sequence genome, one interval contains:
- the LOC108459363 gene encoding thioredoxin-like protein AAED1, chloroplastic: MSMAMMTCSRIFLCYSTPRSQFPTVISSPSHFLTPKKATYKSTKHITLNANGGNSRFMARVSSSSAAEFPTNIGDMLSDVTIFTASGQPVLFKDLWDQTEGVAVVAFLRHFGCFCCWELASALKEAKPKFDSAGVKLIAVGVGTPDRARILAERVPFPMDSLYADPERKAYDVLGLYYGLGRTFFNPASAKVFSRLDKVKKAMENYTIKATPDDTSSVLQQGGMFVFKGKQLLYARKDEGTGDHAPLDDIFDVCCKTPVA, from the exons ATGTCTATGGCGATGATGACTTGTTCAAGGATTTTTCTCTGTTATTCAACTCCAAGATCCCAATTCCCTACAGTCATTTCTTCTCCTTCTCACTTCCTTACTCCAAAGAAAGCTACCTATAAATCCACCAAACATATTACTTTGAACGCCAACGGTGGTAACTCTCGTTTCATGGCCCGAGTCTCTTCTTCCTCTGCCGCTGAATTCCCCACCAACATCGGCGATATGCTCAGCGACGTTACCATTTTCACCGCTTCGGGTCAACCCGTTCTGTTCAAAGACCTCTGGGACCAAACCGAG GGAGTAGCGGTTGTTGCATTTTTGAGGCATTTCGGATGCTTTTGCtg TTGGGAACTTGCTTCAGCTTTGAAAGAAGCAAAGCCAAAATTCGACTCAGCTGGTGTGAAATTAATTGCTGTTGGGGTTGGTACTCCTGATAGAGCTCGTATCCTTGCAGAGCGG GTACCATTTCCAATGGACTCCCTTTATGCTGATCCTGAACGTAAG GCATATGATGTTCTGGGTTTATACTATGGTCTTGGGCGCACATTTTTCAATCCAGCCAGT GCGAAGGTGTTCTCAAGACTTGACAAAGTGAAGAAAGCTATGGAAAACTATACCATCAAAGCAACTCCAGATGATACAAGCAGTGTCTTACAACAG GGAGGGATGTTCGTATTCAAAGGTAAACAGTTGTTGTACGCACGAAAAGACGAAGGGACCGGAGATCATGCTCCCCTAGATGATATCTTTGATGTTTGTTGCAAAACCCCTGTTGCATGA